The following DNA comes from Rhodopseudomonas boonkerdii.
CGCGATCCGCACCATCGCCCGCGTCGTCACCGATGGCGGCATGCCGAATTTCGACCAACCCGCCAGCCGCGCCGCCTTCGCCGCCGGCAAGACCGGCATCCACATCACCTCGACGTCCGACCTGAACAAGATCACCCAGATGATCGGCGACAAGTTTGTGCTGAAGACGCACACTTTCCCCGACGTGATCGCGCCGAATGGCCGCCTGCCTGCCGGCGGCAATGTGGTGATGATCACCGCGAAGGACAAAGCCAAGCGCGACGCGTCCTGGGAAGTCGTCAAGTTCTGGACCGGTCCGAAGGGCGCGGCGATCATGGCCGAGACCACCGGTTACATGCCGCCGAACAAGGTCGCCAACGACACCTATCTCAAGGATTTCTACGTCAAGAACCCGAACAACTACACCGCCGTGAAGCAGCTGCCGCTGCTCACCAAGTGGTACGCCTTCCCCGGCGACAACGGCCTGAAGATCACCGACGTGCTGAAAGATCACCTCAACAGCATCATTTCCGGCGCCCGCACCAAGGAGCCTGAAGCCGTGCTCGCCGACATGACGTCGGACGTGCAGAAGCTGCTGCCGAAGTCGATCGGCGCTGCGAAGTAAGCCTCGTCACGATCCCGGCTGCGGAGCGATACGCGCTCCGCAGCCGCCTTTTCCTCCACGGGCGCCGTCATGAAACTGATCCATCTGAGCGACATCCACCTCACCACGCCGGGCAACACCATCGGCGGCCGCGATCCCCGTGCCAATTTCGAGCGCGCGCTGTCGCACGTCCTTCGCGATCACGCCGATGCCGAACTGATGGTGATCACCGGCGATCTCTCGGACTGGGCCGACCGCGCCGACTATGAATGGTTGAAAGCACGCCTGCAGACCTATCCGATCCCGGTGCGCCTGTGCATCGGCAATCACGACGACCGCGCGGCATTTCTGAGCGTTTTCCCCGAATGCAACGAGGACGGTTTTGCGCAAGGCATGAAGGACATCGCAGCTGGCCGCTGCCTGTTCCTCGACACCTGGGGACCGGAAAGCCACGCCGGTTTCTATTGCGAGGCGCGGCAGGAATGGCTGGAGCAGAAGTTGTCGGAGAGCGACGGCCCGTTCTTCCTGTTCATGCACCACAATCCGATCCCGACCTATCTGCCGCCAATGGACAAGATCGGCCTGACCGATGATGACGCCTTCCGCCGCATCGTCGCGCGTCACCGCTACAAGATCCGTCACATCTTCTTCGGCCACCGCCACATCCCCATGGCCGGTTCGACCGCTGGCGTGCCGACCACCTCGCTGCGCGGCACCAACCATGCGAGCTATGTGAACTTTGCCGAGACCCAAATACTGCTCGGCTCGGACCTGCCGGAATCCTACGGCGTGGCCTTCATCGGCCCCGACTATGTCACCGTCCACATGGTCGAGTTCGGCTATCAGGGTACGGTCCGCTCCGGTGGCTCGCCGGACTACAAGGCCTGGGACCGGGAGACGATGCAGCGATGAAATTCGTCATTCTCACCGACACGCATTTCGTCCCCGCCGGCCGCAAACTGTATGGGCTCGATCCGGCCGCGCGCCTTGCGATCGCCGTGGACACCATCAATGCAACGCACCGAGACATCGCTTTCGTCATCGTCACCGGCGATCTCGCCCATTGGGGTGAGCAAGGCGCTTATGAAAGCCTCGCGGCGCAGCTCGGCCGTCTCGATGCGCCTGTCATCCTGATGCTGGGCAACCACGACAAGCGCGATGCTTTTCGCGCTGTCTTCCCGCAAGCAGATCGCGACGACCACGGCTTCGTGCAGAAGATGCGCGTCACCGATGCTGCCACGATCGTCACAATGGACACGCTGAACGAGGACACACCGGATCATGCCGGTATCCTCTGCGGCGCGCGGCTGAAGTTCCTGGAAAACGCCCTCACCTCGGCGCCGACCGACCGGCCGCTGCTGCTATTCCAGCATCATCCGCCCTTCGACAGCGGCCTACGCTACATGGATACGATCAAGCTCGCCAATGGCGAGGACGAATGGAAGGTCATCGCGCGCACGCGCAAGCCGGATTATCTGTTCATGGGGCATCTGCATCGCCCCATTGCTGGCACCTGGCGCGGCATCCCGTTTCATATCCAGCGCGCGCTGACTCATCAGGTGGCGTTTGACTTCGAGGCGCAAGGCCACATCCCCGGCACCCATGAGGCGCCGGACTATAGCTTCGTTTCGGTGGCTGACGGCAATGTTGTCATCCACCATTGTTCTTTCCTTTACGACGGGCCAAACTTCTCGCTGCATGATGCAGAGGCGCAGGCGGCGCAATCATTGGAAGAACTCAGCCGTAGAACAGATTAGCGAAGCGTAATCCGCCAACCAAATACAAACGCTGAAACGCTGCGGTGGATTAAGGCCGTGTCAGCCCTTAACTTCCACGGTCTTGAACTGCGCCGGCAGGATCACTTCGAGCAATTCGCAATTGTCGGAATAGTCGCGGATCAGGTGCTTGATACGCGGCGGCTGGGTCCAGCACGACCCCTGTCGCATGGTCTGCTCGCCGACGCCGTCCATATACGTCTTCACCCAGCCATTCAGCACATAGACGAGCTGAAATTCGGCATCGTGATAATGCAGTTTTGATACTTCTTTCGGATCGCACGGTCCGATCAGCCGAATCACATGGGCCTGCGCGAGCCCGTCGGTCGCCGCGGCAACGCCAAGATCGCGATACTTCGCATAAGCGCGCAGGCCCGACTCGAAATCTTCCTCACGATAGTGGCTGACCGCAGCGCGCTGCTTGCGCCGCTTGGCGGGTACCGGCTCGGCCGTCGTCTTTTTCCCCGTTACCTTGGTAGCCCTTGCGGCACCGACCTTCCGGATCGTTTTCTTGACCAGTGTCCGGTTCGCGACTTTCCTCGCGGTGCCATTTGACGCTCGCTTTTGCTTCGCCATGACGTGCTTCCCAGGCGCCAACCGAACAGCGGTTAGCGCGCGCCGCGCAAACTATCTGTAGTTCACCGGAGCGGCAATTTATCAGGACTGTTGAGTCATCAACTAGTGCAACCGGAAGACGCCGTCGACTGCGCGAATTTCAGCAGGCTTGATCAACTTTGAATGTGCGACGGTAACCGAGAATAGCGGTCCGTCGAGCGAGCGCTGCCAGAAATCGAGAAAATCGTTCAGCGCCGGAAATTTCGGGAAAACATCGTAGCTCTGCCAGAGATAACTCTGCAGCAGCGCCGGATGATCGGGCATCCGATACAGGATCTGCGCCGTCGTCAGTCCGTAACCCAGCACCTGCTTCCGGAAGTCCTCGGAAGCCTTACTCCCCGCAACCAGATCGATCGCTGCCATGATGGTCTCCATGGACAGAGCGCAGTCGGCCAAGTGGTTTTCCGGTCGTGCTGTCGAACCTCGCTCTGCTCTCTCCAAAAGAACCGCACCATCCCGCCCACTATCGGGCCGCGAACCGGATCCCACTTCACTTGAGACGGCGCGATGCATGAATCGTGACGCAAGCACTGTGCCGATCCCATGCCTAAAAGTTTAACGATCTGTAAAAATCCAATTTCGGCAGTGGGTTAGCCACAGCGGTTCACAGGTTGCAGCCGTGCCTTTGATACCGTTTAACCAAATTGGCACCCGTCACATTTGAGTGCCAAAAAATTTGATAGACACCCTTGCCCGTCGGGAACGATCGGCCTATCTCCGCACAAGTCGCGCTGGCACTTGAGGCCCGCGATTGCCAATCTCTGGAATTGGTAAGTAATCGCAGAAACTTAGGAGGACTGCATGAAATTCCGTCCGCTTCACGACCGCGTCGTGGTCAAGCGCATCGACGCCGAAGAGAAGTCTGCTGGCGGCATCATCATCCCGGACAGCGCCAAGGAGAAGCCCTCTCAGGGCGAGATCGTCTCCGTCGGTCCCGGCGGCCGCGATGAGGCCGGCAAGCTGGTCCCGCTCGACGTCAAGGTCGGCGAGCGCGTGCTGTTCGGCAAGTGGTCTGGCACGGAAGTGAAGATCGATGGTCAGGATCTCCTGATCATGAAGGAAAGCGACATCATGGGCGTCCTCGAAGGCGCCGCCGCCAAGAAGAAGGCCTGAGCCCTCTTCCCCCTCTCCTGATCATCTGAAGGAAAACCCAACATGGCATCGAAAGAAGTCAAATTCGGCGTAGACGCCCGCGACAAGATGCTGCGCGGCGTGGATATCCTCGCCAACGCAGTGAAGGTTACCCTCGGTCCGAAGGGCCGCAACGTCGTCATCGAGAAGTCGTTCGGCGCGCCGCGCATCACCAAGGACGGCGTCACCGTCGCCAAGGAAATCGAGCTCGACGACAAGTTCGAGAACATGGGCGCCCAGATGGTGCGCGAAGTGGCTTCGAAGTCGGCCGACGCGGCCGGCGACGGCACCACCACCGCCACCGTGCTGGCCCAGGCCATCGTGAAGGAAGGCGCCAAGTCGGTCGCCGCCGGCATGAACCCGATGGACCTGAAGCGCGGCATCGACCTGGCTGTGGAAGCCGTGGTCGCCGATCTGCAGAAGAACTCCAAGAAGGTCACTTCGAACGACGAAATCGCCCAGGTCGGTACGATCTCGGCCAATGGCGACAACGAAATCGGCAAGTTCCTCGCCGACGCCATGAAGAAGGTCGGTAACGAAGGCGTCATCACGGTTGAAGAAGCCAAGTCGCTCGAGACCGAACTCGACGTCGTCGAGGGCATGCAGTTCGATCGCGGCTATATCTCTCCCTACTTCGTCACCAATGCCGACAAGATGCGCGTCGAATTCGACGATGCCTACATCCTGATCAACGAGAAGAAGCTCTCCTCGCTGAACGAGATGCTGCCGCTGCTCGAAGCCGTCGTGCAGACCGGCAAGCCGCTCGTCATCGTCGCTGAAGACGTCGAAGGCGAAGCTCTCGCCACCCTCGTGGTCAACCGTCTGCGTGGCGGCCTCAAGGTTGCTGCCGTCAAGGCTCCGGGCTTCGGCGATCGCCGCAAGGCCATGCTGCAGGACATCGCGATCCTGACCGGCGGCCAGGCGATCTCGGAAGATCTCGGCATCAAGCTCGAAAACGTGACCCTGAACATGCTGGGCCGCGCCAAGAAGGTGATGATCGACAAGGAAAACTCCACCATCGTCAACGGCGCCGGCAAGAAGGCCGACATCGATGCCCGCGTGGCGCAGATCAAGGCGCAGATCGAAGAGACCACTTCGGACTACGACCGTGAGAAGCTGCAGGAGCGTCTCGCCAAGCTGGCTGGCGGCGTTGCCGTCATCCGCGTCGGCGGCGCGACCGAAGTCGAAGTGAAGGAGCGCAAGGACCGCGTTGATGACGCGATGCATGCGACCCGCGCTGCGGTTGAAGAAGGCATCGTCCCCGGCGGCGGCGTCGCTCTGCTCCGCGCTTCCGAACAGCTGAAGAACATCAAGACCAAGAACGACGACCAGAAGACCGGCGTCGAGATCGTCCGCAAGGCCCTGTCGGCTCCGGCCCGCCAGATCGCCGTCAACGCAGGCGAAGATGGTTCTGTGATCGTCGGCAAGGTGCTCGAAAACGCAGCTTACGCCCACGGCTTCGACTCGCAGACCGGCACTTATGGCGACATGCTCAAGAAGGGCATTATCGACCCGACCAAGGTGGTCCGTACCGCGATCCAGAACGCCGCGTCGGTGGCTTCGCTCCTCATCACCACCGAGGCGATGGTTGCCGAACTGCCGAAGAAGAACGCAGCCGGCCCCGCAATGCCTCCGGGCGGCGGCATGGGCGGCATGGACTTCTAAGTCCACGGTACTCAAGCGAACTACGAATGCGAAAACCCCGGCAGCGATGCCGGGGTTTTTGTTTTAATGAGATCAAGGCGGGCGGCGCCTATCCTGAGGGCAAGTTATATCCTTTGGCTTTTCCGCGGCAATTTCTCCAAAACGGCTTCCAACAATTCCTGAAGGTTCGTGATTTGGTTTATCAGTTCGATGGCCTCGCCAGGAGTTAGCTTTCCACTTTCCTCTCCGTGAGCTGCTGTATTTCTAGCTTGGCGCAATCTTTGGAAGAGCGTGATCGCGCTTTGCGAGATCTGATTGTCATCCGCCAATGCCTTGAGCACTTCATTCAGATTTCGATGAGGTTTATCGTCGGGAAGTCTTTGTCTAATTCGAAGAATTACAGCTTCGAGTGATTTAAAGGATTGAAGCACTGCGGCCTCGGGAAAGTTTTTAGCTAGATTGATTAGGCCAGGATCAAGCGCAACCTCGGGAACATCCTCACGCTGATCGAGCTTCACGGCCTCACCTGCCTGCCGAACTTGTTCTACTTGATCAGATATTTCTACACTGACGCTTCCAGCTCCAACCTTCTTGATAAGAAGCAAAAGCCTCTTTAGCTCTGATTTAAAGTTCAAGACAATTGCTGTAGCCGCTATCGGCCAAGCAACGCTTGCAACAATCGATGATATAAATTGCAACCAGTCCAAATCGTATCCCCCACTACTCAATCTCGTTAAACGAGCATTTTTTATTTGCAATGTCCACAGATTGCATTTCGATTGCGGTGTAGATTGGCGATTACTAATTTCCGAAGGCCCGCTTGAAGAAATTTGCTTTTGGATTTGCCGTAGCCGCTGTCATTGGCATGGCTTCGCTCACTGGCCCGCCCTCGGCTTCCCCCACCGCGAAAACCACCACGACGGCCGCGCCCATCACCGATTTTTCGTCGCAGCGTTAGTTCTCCCGCCGCACCGTGATCCGCCGCGGAGCGGTCTGTACGATGCGCACTGTCGTGCGCTGCGGCCCTATGGGCCGACGCGTCATCAGCAAGACTCGCGTCTGTCGTTGAGATCCAACCGACGTCCGCGGCCTGAGAAATTCGGATTGCTCGTCGCATGCAGAAGCCCGGCCATCATGGCGGGCTTCTTCTGGCCTATTTCAGGCAACCGCCACCGGGGAAGCGTCGTCACTCATCGAATGCGCCAGAATCGCCATCAACAGCCCAGGAAACCGCTCCTCGATATCGGCTGCCCGCACCGTGTTCTGATGCTCGACGCCCTTTTTGCTGGTCTGGATCAGGCCGGCCTCGCGCAGCACGCGGAAATGGTTGGACAGGGTCGATTTGGCGATGGTCGGACATGGCGATGCCGCCGTGCAGGACAGGCAGCCGCTTTCCTGCAGCAGGCCGCGGACGATCTGCAGCCGGATGGGATCAGCCAGCGCCGAAAGCACGCCGGACAGCGTGATGTCCCTGGTCGCGGGGTGAACAAACTGAACCATAAAAAAGATATAAGTCCCCCCTTGCGATGGTTCAATAGTTCCATATTTCCGAACTACTGAAACATCCTATGGAATCGCAACCATGACCAAGACATTCGAAGGCAAAGTGGCGCTGGTAACCGGCGCCTCGAAGGGCATCGGCGCCGAGATCGCCATTCAGCTTGCCGCTGCCGGAGCCGCAGTAGGCGTCAACTATGCGTCGAGCAAAGCGGGCGCCGACAAAGTCGTCGGCACCATCACCGCCAACGGCGGCAAGGCGATCGCAGTCCACGGGGATCTCGCGTCTCCCGGCGCGGCCACAGCGGTGGTGGCCGAAACGGTCAAGGCATTTGGGCCGATCGACATCCTCGTGAACAATGCCGGCGTCTACGAATTCGCTCCGCTCGATGGCATCACGGCGGAGCACTTTCACCGCCAATTCGATCTCAACGTTCTTGGGCTTCTACTGACGTCGCAGGAGGCTGCTCGGCATTTCAATCCGAATGGCGGCAGCATCATCAATATCTCGTCCGGGGTCTCGACCATCGCGCCACCGAACTGCGCCGTCTACACCGCCACTAAAGCCTCGGTGGACGCCATCACATCCGTTCTGTCGAAAGAGCTCGCGCCAAGGAAGATCCGCGTCAACGCCGTCAATCCCGGCATGATCGTCACCGAAGGCGTGGTGTCGGCGGGCTTCCACGAGGGCGACATGCGGAACTGGGTCGAGAGCGTGACACCGCTGGGCCGCGTCGGCAAGGTCGAGGAGATCGCCTCCGTGGTCGCCTTCCTCGCATCCGACGGAGCCTCCTATGTCACCGGCGAAACCCTCCATGTCACAGGCGGAGCACGATAGACAGAGCACGACGCCACGATACGTAGCGCGCATCGATACGCGATCAACGACAAAGCCCCGGAGCGGTACCGGGGCTTTGTTTGCAAACTCGAGCCGTCGCTTTACTTCGCGCCATAGGGCGCGGGGGTTGCACGGTTCGGCACAGCGCCAACCGTCGCGCCGCGCCGCTTGTTTTCAAGCTGCTGGGCCATTTCGAGATGATGGCGGAGAGCCGGAAGCGTCTTGCCGGCCCAGTCCTTCAGCTTGGCATTGTCCCCGCCTTTCGAATATCGCTCAAATAGCGACACGGCATCTTCGTGAGCTGCCACTTGCATCGGATCATAGGTCGCGGCGAACTCGTCCGGCTTGGCGTTGTTCAGCTTGTCGAGCTTCGATTGCGACGATGAATTGAGCGCTGTGGGCAATTCAGCCTTCACTGCGCCGCTATCGATCAACTGCTTGATCTCGGCAGACGTCTTCGTGTGGTCCGTAATCATCTGCGTGGCAAAATTTTTCTCGTCAGCATTGCCCTTTTGCCGAGCGATCTTGGCGGCTGCGATTTCCAGCATGTCGCTGTTCGCGGCTTCGGTAACGAAGTCCTGCGTCTTCGGTGCAATGCCGAGCGTGGAATTCACGCCGGTTTTTTCACCGACGGATTGTGCGATCACGGGTCCGGAAAGGATCGTGGTCGCAGCGAGAATGATGACGAGTTTCTTCATGGCCGTTGTCCTTGGCGTGTGTCCCGCGAAGCGCTTCGCGATATGGGCTTTGCTCGGACACAACTTGAAGACTCCTGCGACGTTCCATCGCACCGCGCCGCCTCTCATCAAGCGGCCCACTGCCGGCCGCCCCCTTGCCGCCGCATTTTCTTCAGTTTCGGTTCACCCTCGGCACGTAATTCTCTCATGTTGGTCGATGACACACATTGGCCTCGAGCTAGGAGAACGCCCGTGAACAAATTTGCTTTTGCCATTGCCGCTGCTGCCACGATTGGTCTGGCTGCGCTGGCCTCGCCCGCTTCGGCGACGACGATCGCCATCGACAAGGCCAATGTAGCTGCGCCGATCACGGACTTCTCTTCGCAGCATCGTCACTATCACGGCCGCCCTCATCACGCTGGCCGCCCGACCGTCATTCGTCGCGGTCCGGTCTGTACCGTGCGCACCGTGGTGAAGCGTGGCCATCACGGCCGCCGCATCGTCGAGAAGGTTCGCATCTGCCGCTAAGCGCCGGATAGCGACAGACACCAAGGGCGGCGCAATCATGCGTCGCCTTTTTCAATCAGTCGCTCACTCGTCGTTCTGCTCCGGCCCAGGCGTCATGTGCGGCATCGAGTGACTTTGCAGGCGCTCCGGCTCCGATGGCTGCATGCGGTCACGTGTCAGTGCCTGGCCGCGGGTGACCTGGTTCGGAGCTATGGCTTCGGGCGGAAAGAACACATTGTAGCAGGCCCGGCTCAGCTGCGGCCCAGCGTCCCGCAGACAATTTTCGACACGCTTTTCGTCAGGCATCGCCATCGCGCAGAGGCGGAACGCATCTGGCGTACAGGCTTCGCGCTGCGCCTCGGTGCCGGCGGCGAAAACAACTGACGGTATCCAAATCATCGAGGCCAGTGACGCAATCGTGCCGACTGTGTGCGGAAAGATCCGGCGAGGTATGGGCGAGAGAGCCATCTTGCGATCCCATGTTGCGACAACATGACAGATCAAGCAGCGGACCGCCCTGCGGTTCCGCACAGCAACAAAACGGGTTGAGGAAAGTTCAGGCAACCATCATCTGCATCGCAGACGATCGGATGCAATGCACTCAGTCGAGCTTGGCGACGACGACAATGCGCTTCACTTCACCGCGGCGATAGGCCTGGATGAACTTGTCGTATTCCTTGAACGAAATGCAGCCGTTGGAGTCGCCGTTCGGACCGAGCAGATAGCTGTGGGTCAAAAGACCGTTGCGGCCGTAAATCGCGCTCTCGCCGCCAAGCGGCGTCATGCGCAGGGCGGGAACGCCGTGAAACAGGGCTTCGCGCGGCTTGAGATCGTAGATGTGCGGAGGGGTGACGCCGCGCATGCGCTCATGGGCATAGGCTGGATTGTCCATGCGCGAGCCCAGGCCGGAATGCGCCTCGAGCTTGGTGCCATCCGGCATGTAAACGCGCTTGGCAGTGATATCATAGACCGCGGTCAGACGGTCCATCTCGCCCGGTTGATCGGCTGCCGGCTCGGCATCCTGGCCGTTCGGCAGTACGCCCCCATCATGACCGGCATAAGCAAGCATGGGGCCGCTCTTCGGCTTATCGCCGCCGAACAGCTTTTCGAAAATGTTGAGATTGGCGTTCTTCGGCTGTGAGGCCAGCGCCATGCGGGCGCGCTGCACCAGCGCATCATGGCTGTAGGGCCCGCCCTTCGGCGTCGGGGCCTGCGCCACACGCGAGGACTGGCCCTGCTCGTTCTGTGCCGTTGCCGGCGCATCCTGCGGACGCACGGCCGGCATCGGGATGCTGGCAATCAGCTGCTTCACCGTCGGCGACGGCTGCATCAGGGCGACTTCCTGCGGCTTCACCGCAGGCGCCGGCACGGTCGGCTCGTCGGCCACGCGGCGGGCGAAGCGATCAGGCGCAGCGCCCATCGAATTCGGCGCGAACCAGGCGACCTCACGATCCTGCTTGGGCGCAGCCATCGGCGCGGAGCCGGCGAGCGGAGCGCGGCGTGCGGGCTCGAAGCGGTCGGAGAAATTAGCGTTGGGCTCGGCGCGAGCGATACGCTGGTTGAAGCGTTCGGCGAAGGTCGAGGAGGACACGCCGGCATCAGGCGTCAGGCTTGCGGTGACCATCGACGGCTCGATGTCGCTGCCGTGGAAGAGTTTACCGGCGAGCGTCCATCCGCCGGTGAGTGCGACGGCAGCCAATGCGGCGCCGGCCCAGAAGAACGTACGAGAATTCGAGTGCGACATCGTGTTCGACACTGCTCGGCCTTGGCGAGAGGGCGCTTGAGAATTCAACGCACGTCTACGGTTACTCATACGCCTGGCGTCCACACAAAATGACTGCGCGTCCTGCGAGCGATGCGCCGGCGGATTACAAAATCCACGGCAGCAATCCCGCAGGAATGCGGAGCGCCATTAAGGCGAGTTTTAGTTAAATGCGGATTAATCGGATCGTCCCCACCAAGTCCCCATTGCGCTCTAAGAGCCTGCCAATCATGGCCTTTTTGCGTGCCCGTTGGCAAGATTTCACCTCTTGATGACAGCTTTTTTTGCCGTCCCTTTTCGGGACGATAGGCGGCGGCCCGAGCGGTCCACCGACCGTTCTTGGGGGAAGATTAGGACCGCCAGCTTGCCGGGGACTGGTCTGCCGCGGCGCCCGCGCGGGCGCCATCGCGGCGCCCGCCGGCCGTCTTAAACTTCGGTAATCATTAATATTTCAGCTTCGGATACCAGTCGGTTCCACGGCCTTCCGGGGTGCAATCGAGGACGGTCCAGATCGGCATCAGATCGGGGGCGCCGCGCGGATCCTGACCGGGATCGGCGGTCGCGCCGCTCATTTCACCGGCCCAGAAATGCCGGATCCGACCATCCCGGCGGGTGAAAATATTGAAGGCGGCATCGTCCCCGCCGTCCTTGGTCAGCCCGAAATAGTCGCGACTGAAGTTGCCGGAGATGTCCGAGAACAACGGCAGGTGGTGCCAGCCGCGCTCGCGCTTGAAGGCCGTGAGTCGTTCGATGGGCGAACGCGCGATCACGGCCAGCGCGACCCGCTGGAGAATGTCGGGCACCTCGCCGTCCCAGGCAGACAGCAGTGACGTGCACATCGGACAGGGCCGCTCTCGCTGCGGACCGAACATGTAGGAGTAAGTGACAAGAGTCTGCTTGTCGCCGAACAAGCCTTCGAACGACACCGGCCCGCTCTCGCCGATGAACTGATAGTTCGCAGTCACCTCGCCGCCATCAGGCAAAGCGCGACGAAGCGCGGCGACCCGCTCGATATGACGGCGCAGCTCGATCTCCTCGATCAGCAATGCGTTGCGGGCGGAGCGGTAATCCGCGCTCTCGTTGGGGAAACGGTAGGTGTTCGATTTCACGAGTTCGGCAGCGGGGATCAGGGAACCGGTCATGACGTATCCTCCGTGAGTTTGATGAAGCGCGCGTGAGTACAAGACGCTCCGGAACCGGCGATGCCGACAGGGTCCCAGAAGATTCAAGAGATTGACGGCTCCGCGCACGCTCCTGCATGAATGACGCATGCGCCTGTTTCACTTCAGCGACCGCAACGACATCGAAGTCTTCATGCCGCTCCCGGTCGAAACGCCGGTGCAGCGGCCGCATGAGCAAGAATGGCTCAACGGACCGCTGGTCTGGGCGATCGATGACTGGCATCAAGCAATGTATCTGTTTCCGCGCGACTGCCCGCGCGTGCTCGTCTGGCCCGTGGAAACGACAACGCCAGAATATCTGGCGGCCTACAAGAAGATGACCTCCTGCCGGATGGTCGCGCATATCGAACTTGGATGGCTGGACCGCCTGTCTCACGCCACCATCTATCGCTACGAGTTCGCGGCCGATGGATTTAAATCGTTGGACGATGCGGGCATGTGGGTGTCGCCATCGCCAATGATGCCTGTGAATGTCGAGCGCATCGACAATATGGAAAAAGCCTTGAGCGACGCCGGCGTGGAGCTCCGCGTATTGCCGTCGCTGACGACTCTGGAGCCGCTGTGGGAAACATCGCTCCATGTCAGCGGCATCGGTCTCAGCCGTGCGAAGGACCGACCAATCACACTGCCGCGCCCTGTAAATTAGCGCTGCGCTTTCTTCTCCCTCCCCCAAGCGTGGCGCAGCCACGCGCCGTGGGGAGGGTGGCGCGAGCCTGACGAAGCGAAGCTTCGTTGGGGCGAGTGACGGGTGGGGTCTCTCACCAAGATAGGACGTCACATGGGCGCCCCA
Coding sequences within:
- a CDS encoding DUF6886 family protein, which codes for MRLFHFSDRNDIEVFMPLPVETPVQRPHEQEWLNGPLVWAIDDWHQAMYLFPRDCPRVLVWPVETTTPEYLAAYKKMTSCRMVAHIELGWLDRLSHATIYRYEFAADGFKSLDDAGMWVSPSPMMPVNVERIDNMEKALSDAGVELRVLPSLTTLEPLWETSLHVSGIGLSRAKDRPITLPRPVN
- a CDS encoding DUF899 family protein — encoded protein: MTGSLIPAAELVKSNTYRFPNESADYRSARNALLIEEIELRRHIERVAALRRALPDGGEVTANYQFIGESGPVSFEGLFGDKQTLVTYSYMFGPQRERPCPMCTSLLSAWDGEVPDILQRVALAVIARSPIERLTAFKRERGWHHLPLFSDISGNFSRDYFGLTKDGGDDAAFNIFTRRDGRIRHFWAGEMSGATADPGQDPRGAPDLMPIWTVLDCTPEGRGTDWYPKLKY
- a CDS encoding DUF2778 domain-containing protein; this translates as MSHSNSRTFFWAGAALAAVALTGGWTLAGKLFHGSDIEPSMVTASLTPDAGVSSSTFAERFNQRIARAEPNANFSDRFEPARRAPLAGSAPMAAPKQDREVAWFAPNSMGAAPDRFARRVADEPTVPAPAVKPQEVALMQPSPTVKQLIASIPMPAVRPQDAPATAQNEQGQSSRVAQAPTPKGGPYSHDALVQRARMALASQPKNANLNIFEKLFGGDKPKSGPMLAYAGHDGGVLPNGQDAEPAADQPGEMDRLTAVYDITAKRVYMPDGTKLEAHSGLGSRMDNPAYAHERMRGVTPPHIYDLKPREALFHGVPALRMTPLGGESAIYGRNGLLTHSYLLGPNGDSNGCISFKEYDKFIQAYRRGEVKRIVVVAKLD